A genomic window from Ruminiclostridium cellulolyticum H10 includes:
- a CDS encoding DUF2812 domain-containing protein, giving the protein MKIRKFFMDPVKEEKWINQMLKEGKELVHSTGSTYYFIEQSNPNVIIKSDYRHFKSRNDFQDYLLMFEDSGWMHIKGTKYSGVQYFKKTNCSEADDIFSDTPSKAEKYKRMADVWLTLVLAYISITIVFINNGYINLRAFLYPQELYYTPGLWDMTGMRFWKAFMFETPFAMCRGFSWLVFPIIILFYGYFYFKLHRVYKREKNIC; this is encoded by the coding sequence ATGAAAATTAGAAAGTTTTTTATGGATCCTGTAAAAGAAGAAAAATGGATAAATCAAATGCTCAAGGAAGGAAAAGAACTTGTACATTCTACCGGCAGTACATATTATTTTATAGAGCAAAGCAATCCTAACGTAATTATAAAATCCGACTACAGGCATTTTAAGTCACGAAATGATTTCCAGGATTATCTGCTAATGTTTGAAGACAGCGGTTGGATGCATATCAAAGGGACTAAGTATTCAGGTGTACAGTATTTCAAAAAAACAAACTGTTCTGAGGCTGATGATATATTTTCTGATACCCCCTCCAAAGCAGAAAAATATAAGAGAATGGCTGATGTGTGGCTGACTTTGGTACTGGCATACATCTCGATAACAATAGTGTTTATCAATAACGGGTATATAAACCTTCGGGCTTTCTTGTATCCGCAAGAGTTGTATTATACGCCGGGACTTTGGGATATGACAGGTATGAGATTCTGGAAAGCGTTTATGTTTGAAACTCCTTTTGCAATGTGCCGAGGCTTTTCCTGGCTAGTATTTCCTATAATAATACTCTTTTACGGATATTTTTACTTTAAGCTGCACAGAGTATACAAAAGAGAAAAAAATATATGTTAA